The DNA segment CGGAACTCGCCCGCTTCCAGGCCCCGCACGCCGCCCTCTTCGGCTGCAGCGACTCGCGCCTCGCGGCCGAGATCATCTTCGACAAGGGCCTGGGCGACCTCTTCGTCGTGCGCAACGCCGGCCAGGTCATCAGCGACAGCGTCATCGGCTCGCTCGAGTACGCGGTCGCCGTGCTGAAGGTGCCGCTGATCCTCGTTCTCGGGCACGACGAATGCGGGGCCGTGGCCGCCGCCATCACCTCGGTGAGTTCGGATGCTCCGCCCCTGCCCGCGCACATCCGCGGCCTCGTCGACCAGATCATGCCCGCCGTCGAGCGCGTGCGCCGTGCCGCAGCGGCTGCCGCACCGGGCTCGGAGTCGGACGCCACCGTCGCCGACCCGGGCGCGATCGACGCGCAGGAGGTCGGCCGCGAGCACCTGCGCGACACGGTCGCCGCCCTGCTCGAGGCCAGTGAGCTCATCAGCGACGAGGTCGCGGCGGGTACGCTGGCCATCGTGGGTGCGAACTACCGGCTGCGCGAAGGCCGGGTCGTGCCCGATGTCGTCGTCGGTCAGCTCTAGCCGGGCATCCGCCCCGCCGAAGCCGACCGCCTGCCACCGCGACCCTCCCTCAACCGATCCGTGACATAAGGACACCGCCGTGAGCACCGAGACCGAGTACCGCATCGAGCACGACACCATGGGCGAGGTGCGCGTTCCGCGCAGCGCCCTCTACCGGGCGCAGACGCAGCGCGCCGTCGAGAACTTCCCCATCTCGGGCACCGGCCTCGAGAGCGGCCAGATCGTCGCCCTCGCGCAGATCAAGCGCGCCGCCGCGATCGTCAACGCCGAGCTGGGCATCCTCGACACCGAGCGCTCGCAGGCGATCGTCGCCGCCGCCGACCAGATCATCGGCGGGGCCCACCACGACCAGTTCCCGGTCGACACCTACCAGACCGGTTCGGGCACCTCCTCGAACATGAACATGAACGAGGTGCTCGCCACCCTCGCGTCGACGGATGCCCTCGCGGTGCACCCGAACGACCACGTCAACGCCTCCCAGTCGTCGAACGACGTCTTCCCGACCTCGGTGCACCTCGCCGTCACCGCCGCGCTGCTGCACGACCTGATCCCCGCGCTCGAGCACCTCGCCGGCGCCCTGGAGGAGAAGGCCGCGCTGTGGAAGACCGCCGTCAAGGCCGGCCGCACCCACCTCATGGACGCCACCCCGGTCACCCTCGGGCAGGAGTTCGCCGGCTACGCGCGGCAGATCCGCCTCGGCATCGCCCGCGTGCAGTCGACCATCGAGCGCGTCGCCGAGGTGCCGCTCGGCGGCACCGCCACCGGCACCGGCATCAACACCCCGCTCGGCTTCTCGCAGAAGGTCATCGCCGAGCTCGCCGCGACCACCGGCCTGCCGATCACCGAGGCGCTCGACCACTTCGAGGCGCAGGGCGCGCGCGACGGCCTCGTCGAGGCCTCGGGCGCGCTGCGCGTGCTCGCCGTCTCGCTGACCAAGATCTGCAACGACATCCGCTGGATGGGCTCGGGCCCCAACACGGGCCTCGCCGAGCTGCACATCCCCGACCTGCAGCCGGGCTCGTCGATCATGCCCGGCAAGGTCAACCCGGTCGTGCCCGAGGCCGTGCTCATGGTGTGCGCGCGCGTCATCGGCAACGACGCGACCGTCGCCTGGGCGGGCGCCTCGGGCTCGTTCGAGCTCAACGTGGCGATCCCCGTCATGGGCACTGCGCTTCTCGAGTCGATCCGCCTGCTGGCGAACTCGACCCGCGTGCTCGCCGACAAGACCGTCGTCGGCCTCGAGGCCAACCTCGACCGCGCCCGCGCCCTCGCCGAGAGCTCGCCCTCGATCGTCACCCCGCTCAACAGGGTCATCGGCTACGAGGCGGCGGCGAAGATCGCGAAGCACTCGGTGGAGAAGGGCCTGACCATTCGCGAGGCCGTCATCGACCTCGGCTTCGTGGAGCGCGGCGAGGTCACGCTCGAGCAGCTCGACAGCGCGCTCGACGTGCTGAAGATGACCGCGCCCGGCCTCTAGGTGTAACGACCCGGGACGTTGTGAACGTGTGAAGTAGCGAAGACCTCCGGAACGATGTGGGTATCTGACAACTCTCATCGAGACCGGAGGTCTTCGTGGTTCACGCTAATGCCGATCTGACACCGAAAGGGCGTCTGCGTGTCGCTCGCGCCGTCGTCATCGACGGGTGGAGTCTTGCTCGAGTCGGGGAGCGGTTTCAATGCTCGCCAGCAACAGCGAAGAAGTGGGCCGATCGATATCGAGCAGGCCAGCCAATGACCGACCGCAGCTCGCGACCCCGTCACTCGCCCCGACGCCTCAGTCAGCGCACGGAGCGACGGATCATTGCGTTGCGATTCACGCGCCGCTGGGATGCGCGTCGGATCGCGTGGCATCTGGGGCTCAACCCCTCGACGGTCGGTCGAGTGCTGGCCCGCTATCGAATGCCTCGGCTGTCGCACCTGGACCGCAACACCGGCTTGCCGATTCGGAAGCAGCAACCGGTCCGGTTCGAAGCGGCTGCCCCTGGGGACATCGTCCACGTTGACATCAAGAAGCTCGGTCGTATCCCGGACGGTGGAGGGTGGCATGTTCATGGTCGCGGGTCACCCCAAGACCGTCGTGCCGGTGCTGCCCGGGATCGCGCTGGCCGACGCGGAGCCTCGTCATCGCGCGGCTACACGTTCCTGCATCACGCCGTCGATGGATGCACAAGGTTGGCCTATTCCGAAGAACTTCCGGATGAGCGCAAAGAGACCGCGGCCGCGTTCTGGGTTCGTGCTCGCCAGTTCTTCGCCGATGCCGGCTTCGAGGTCAAGGCGGTCATGACCGATAACGGCGCCTGCTACCGATCCCGTGACTTCGCCGCCGCTGTCGGACAGGCCCGACACATCCGCACCCGCCCCTATCGACCGCAAACCAACGGCAAGGTCGAGCGCTTCAACCGCACACTGGCCGCCGAATGGGCTTACGCAGCGAACTACACCTCCAACGAGGCCCGATCAGCGACCTACGCTGACTGGCTCGAGGAATACACAATCGCCGACGACCCCACAGCGCCCTCGACGGTCACACGCCCGCTTGCCGCGTTCACAACCTCACGGGTCGTTACATCTAGGCCAGGCGGCCGAGTGCCGCCAGGCTCAGGCCATCCGGTGCGCGGCGATGGCGGGGGGCGAGAGCGAGGAATGCCCCGATCAACCCCACGGTCGCACCCAGCGCGGCGTAGACCGTCCAGGCGAGCGAACGTGACCCCGTGTACGGCGGCAGCGTGTCGGCGATCGCCATGCCGATTCCGAAGGTGGCGAAGCCCTGGCCCAGCACGACGAATCCCAGGGCGAGCAGCGCCATCGGCGCGACGACAGCGAGCCGAGCGGGTTCCGGCGTGCCCCGTCGTCGCATCCACAGCTGCACGGCCAGAAGGATGACGGCGAGGATCACGCCACCGACCGCCCAGACCGCAACCACGATGATCGCGGAAATCACCTCGCTCGGCAGAAGTGCCGCGTACAGCTCCTCGATCGTGAGGGCGTTGTCCGTCTGATCGAGCGGCCCCCACACGAGACCCTCGACCGCGCCGAAGCCGACCGCGGCAAGAAGCGCGACGACGCCCCCCGCCACGATCGTGGACGAGGATGGCCGGGTCATGCGAGGGGCCCGGGCGAGGGCGAGGGTCTCCCGGGGTCGAGGCGTGACCTCCCACGCGATGAATGCGGTCACCGACCCCACAACGAGCGCGAGCAGGCCGAGGCCGTACAGCAGCGGTTCGGTGCTGGGCACGATCGCCGACTGCACCGGCCACACCGCGACCAGCAGCACGCCGACGGACAGCGCGAGAACGACCAGCACCGAACCGAAGCGGATGCGGGGCCGCCGTGTCGCCGCCAGGACCAGCAGGGCCACACCGACGACGGCGCTCACGAGCGAGATCAGGGCAGGCGCAACGACCACTGGGAGGAGGGCCGGCGCCTCGGTGGCCACGTCGTCGACACCGGCAAGGCCGCCGATGCCGATGAAGCCGACCGTCGAGCCCAGAGCCGCGGTTCCGATGAACGCGGCTGCCCATCGTGCGCGGCGCCACGACTGCCGATCGAGCTCCAGCGGGTCGGCGCCGATCGACCCCGCCCGCGCGAGCAGGGCGAAGCGAAGCGCGCCCACTGCGATCGAGCGACGCGGGATCCCGGCGTCGTCGGCGTCGCGGAGGTCAGCGGCCCACTGCTCGGCATACCGCTCGCGGAGCTCGCCCGGCGGGAGCATCCGGAGCGCCAGACGCACCGTGCGGGGCATCGGAGGAGTGCCGCCCTGCTCTCCGGCGCCGATCACGCGCGCGCCGATCCGCTGATCGGGAAGAGCGGGCTTGCGGTGCGTGCGGTCTGGGTACGTGCGGCCTGGCTGCGCGAGGTACGGACGACATGGGCGGCCTGAACGGCTCCGTCGTCGGTCAGCCGCACGTACCGGCGGCGAGGGCCCGAGCGCTCGTTCGCCTCCTCCCATGACGACGTGACCCAGCCGAGGTTCTCGAGTCGATCGAGGATCGGGTAGACGGTGCCGGGAGGTCGGCCGCTCTGCTTGATGACGATCAGCCCCCAGCACGCATCGCGATGCTCGAGAAGAACGTCGAGTACATCGCGCGTCGCCGCCGTGACCCGGGTGAGTGGCTGCATGCCCGTGACTCTACCTATATCGAGATAGGAAGACAAGGCAGAATCGACGCTTACTCAGGGAGCACTCGATCGAGGCCACGATCGCCGACTGCCGCACAGAGGGCAGGCGGCTCGCGCCGGAACCGACTGTTCTGATCCGCACCACCGGTTCGAGAAGCACTCGCCGGCGCGAGCCGCGCCCCACCCTACTCCTCCGGGCTTTCCGTGGGTCGCAACCGCGACCCACGGCATCCGTCAGCGGAAGTAGTGCGGGCGGCTCACGTAGGTGTCGGAGACGAACATCACGCCCGCCGTTCCCTCGAGCAGGGCGCGGAGGCCCTCGATGAGGTCGTCGGCGCGGTCGTCGGGCACGACGGTGATGATGAGCGTCAGCGCGTCGCGGTCGTTGAAGAGCTGGCGGCCCTCGTGCGCGCCGTGGTGGCCGAGGCCGGTCACGGCGGGCAGGCTCGTGTAGCCGGTGGCCCCGGCGGCGACCACCTGCCGGCGCACCGCGTCGGCGTCGGCCGTGCGGGCGACGACCTCGATCTTGGTCATGCGGGTCAGCGACTCGCGGCTCATGCTGCGTCCTCCTCGGTCATGCGGGTGATGTCGGTGGTGGTCTCGGTGCTGGGCAGGGCGTACGGCTGCCAGCCCTCGCGGGTGCGGCGCTCCCAGGTTTGCGGTGCGTCGCCGGGTCGAACCATCGTGACCCAGTCGCCGTGCACGAGGTCGGCGACGATCTCGGCGCTGGCGATGATGCGGTCGATGCGCTCGCGCGGGGCGTCGACCACCACGAGCAGGCGCACCGGCTCGTGGTGCAGGCCCGCGCGGGTGCCGATCGACTGCCAGGGCAGGCCGAGGCGCAGGTCGCCGGTCGGGCCGCTCACGACGCCGGCCCCGCCGACCAGGTTGTGCACGGTCTTGGTGCCGGCGCCGAACACCTCCGGGTCGACGGCCGAGAAGTAGTACTGAGCGTTGATCCAGTGGGCGACGACGAGCGGCGCGGTCAGGATCGTCTCGAGCGCGATGCCCTCGGTGTCGTGCGCGGCCTCGTAGGAGTGCAGGAATACCCGGCGCCCCAGATCGGCGCTCTGGCTCAGCGTGCGCGGCCCGATGATGAGGGCGGCGTTGCGGGCGAGACCCCACTCCGGGTAGACCTGCGCCCAGTCGCCGGCGCGGCGGGCGACCACCGCAGCGGCCCGCTCGGGCCGGGGCGCGCGCGGCGCACCCGGCAGCTCGGCGGCGCGCTCGGCCGCGAGCCGGCGGCCGGCGGCCGCGGCGTCGCGCACGAGCTGCTCGACGGCGAGACGGCGGTCGACCCGCAGGTTCTCGAGGTCGAACACGGTGAGGGTGTCGGTGGCGGTGTCGTGCTCGCCGGCGACGACGATCGTCTCGTCGGGGATGCGGATACCGCGCTCGGCGAGCCCGGCCCGCACCGCCGGCGCCGAGAGCAGCGCGGCGGCGATGCGCGCGTTGGGCGCCCCGCGGTGGCCGCCGCAGGCACCGCAGTCGAGCGCCGTGCGGAAGGCGTTGTTCGTCGTGGTCGTGCCGTGGCCGACGAGCACGACGACCGGGGCGAAGTTCTCGACGAGGCCCATCGTGCGCAGGATCACCTCGGCCGTGTCGACCTGGTCATCGAGGGTCAGTGCCGAGTCGAGATCGAAGAGCGTGGGCGCCGCGGCCTCGTCGGGGCGGGCGACCGGCAGGCCACGGCCCGCCAGCACGCTGCGGGCGATCGCGCTCGGCCCGAGCATCCACCCGGTGACCTCGGCCCAGCCCAGCGGAGCACCGGCGACCGCGTCGGGGGCCTTCACGGCGCTGCGCAGGGCGCGCCGCGTGGCGAGCTGGTCGATGAGCCGGGCTGCCGCGCGCCAGGCTCCGGGCTCGGGTCGCTCGGCGACCTGGTAGCGGGGCGTGAGCAGCACGGGGCAGGCCGGCGCGGCTTCGGCGGCGGCGAGCGGTTCGACGGCGGCGGCGATGCCGAAGAATCCGGCGAAGCCTGCGGTCGTGTAGGCGCCCTGGCTCTCGAGGTGGCGGCGCAGACCCTCGCTGCGCGGGTCGATGCAGAACACCAGGTGCGCGACGGCGGCCGGGTGGGTCGGAGCGGCGCCGGGCGTCAGCTGTGCGAGCACGGCGGCGTGCGGAGCCGCCTCGAAGGCCTCCTGCCAGATGAGGGCGCGCTCGAGGGCACCGCCGGTCGGACCGGCAGGGCGCGGCGCGGGAACCGGGGCGGCGTCGAGCGCCCACACCAGGCCGAGCCGCACGGCGAGCAGGTCGAGCACCTCGACGTCGCCGCTCGTCATCGAGCGCCAGCGGATGAACGCCGCCCACCCGGGCAGCGCGGCGAGGTGGGCGCGCAGGGCGGGCAGCTGCTCGTCGTCGGCGATGCCGAGCAGGTCGAGCGCCCGCGCGAGGGCGAGGTCGGGCTTCTCGGGCAGCTCGGCGATGCGGGCGCGAGCGGCGCGCGGCAGAGCGGGGTCGCGGCGGGCGATGGCGCGCCAGGCGCCGTAGAAGCCGAGGCGGTCGACGGGCACCGGCCAGGCGGCAGCTTCCGGCGCGAGCGCGGCGCGGCACCAGCCGGCGACGAGCTCGTCGATCGGGTCGAGGGGAGCGTCGGCGGCCGCGTCGGCGGCATCGGCGCGTGCCGTGGCGGGGCCGGCGGGCGCCTCGGCGAGGAAGCGCGCGACGAGCGCCGCATCGTCGCCCGGCGTGCCGGGGCGGTGGCGGCGGATGCTCGCCGCGAGCTCGGCGGCCCCGATGCGCCCCGCGGCGAGGTGCGCGCGGAACTCGTGCTCGGGCAGCACCCCGCGGCCGCCGAGGGCGGGCGCGGCGCTCGACACCGCGGCGGCGAAGCCGTCGCCGAGCGCGGGCAGCACGGGGTTGACGGCGATCGCCGCGTCGAGGCCGTAGTACGGCGCGACGACGTTGGCCGCGAGGTCGGCGCGGGCGCGCACGCGGAGGGCGCGCGCGGTGTCGCTGCGCTGGGCGGCGGGGGTAGCAGTCATGCCGGGGCTCCGTTCGAGAGTCGTGCGGGGTTCAGGGGCTCGGCGCGTCAGGCCGTCTGCGGCTGCGGCTGGGGGGCATGGTTCGGCGCGGGAGCCGGTCGGCTCTCGCGGGGCCGCTCGACGCGCACGACGCCCGAGCCGAGCCGGTGCCCGAGGGCGAGCAGCACGAGGGCGACCCGGCCGGTCGGGGCCCAGCGGCGCACCGCCGCGAGCCCGGCCAGGGCGACGACGGCGAGCAGGGCGACCGCGAGGGCGACCGGCTGTGCGGCGAGGTCGGCGGGGCGGGTGAGGCCGAGCATCCCGGTGAGGGCGGAGGTGACGCCCGCGAAGGCGACCGCTCCGACGGCGAGGAGGGCCGTGAGGCCGAGGGCGCGGAGGCGGGAGGGCGCGAGCGCAGCCACGCGCGCACCGGCCGCGGCGAATGCGGTGCCGATGACGATGAGCAGCAGCAGCTCGGCGGGCCCGCGGCCGCCCGGATACAGGACGAGGGCGACAGCGACGAGGGCCGCGATCGGCAGAAGTGCCCCCGCGGCCGCTCGCGCGCGGCGCTCGGTCGCCGAGATCGGGAGCGGCCGCGGGGCGCGACGGTCGGCGGCGCGCCGGTCGATGCCATCGCTGGAGGAGAGGAACAGGGCGCTCTTGTAGAAGCCGTGCGCGACGAGGTGCAGGAGGGCGGCGGCGAGCAGACCGAGCGCGGCGACCAGCAGCATGAAGCCCATCTGGGCGACCGTGGAGGCCACGAGGCGCCCCTTGATGTCGGTGCGCACCAGCGCGGCGAGCACCCCCGCGACGATCGCGACCGCGCCCAGCGCGGCGAGCAGCGTGACCGCGATCGGGCTGCCGGCGATGAGGGCGAACTGGGTGATCACCAGGATGCCCCCGCCGTTGACGATGCCGCCGTGCAGGGCGGCGCTCACCGGAGTCGGGGCGTAGAGCGAGTCGACGAGCCAGGGGTGCGCGGGCGGGAGGGCGCAGCGCAGGGCGGCCGCGACGACCAGCAGCACGGCGGGCGCCTGACCGGCGGTACCGGTGGCGGCGAGCACCACGGCGAGCCAGAGCACCAGGTCACCCAGCACGAGCCACGGGCCGGCCCGCCGCAGGGCGGGGCGCCCGCCGCCGAGCCCCAGCGCGGCGAGGGTCGCGGCGGTGGCGAGGCTCCAGGCTGCGGCGAGCATCCAGAGCTCACCGGCGACGACGAGGAGGGCGGTCGCGGCGAGCATGCCGGCGATCGCGATCGTGACCGCGCGGCCGCGGCGGTCACCGCGCAGCGAGCGGTGGGCGAAGGGCAGCACAGCGGCGGCGATGCCGACGACGAGCACCAGCAGCAGGATCGCCAGCGGGTCGAGGCGCCAGGTGAGGTCGAGCGGGGTCATGGGTGAACCTCCTATCCCGCATCACAATACACGCAATCCATGTCATGTAAAGCGAATCGCCCGATTCGTGTCCGCATCGCGGGGCAGACCGGCGTACAGTGGGCCCGTGGCCGAGTGGACGTTCCTCACCAATCACTCACACGTGCTCGTGTGCCTCGCCGACGACCCCGATCTCCGCATTCGGGACATCGCGGAGCGGGTCGGCATCACCGAGCGTGCGACGCAGCGCATCGTCGCCGAGCTGACGGCCAGCGGCTACCTCGAGAAGCACCGCGACGGGCGGCGCAACCGGTACACGGTCGTTCTCGACCGACCCCTGCGGCACCCCGTCGAGGGCACGCACACGATCGGCGAGCTGCTGCGCGCCGTCGCCGCCCCCGGCATCTGACGCTCGCCGCCCCTCGCCCGCTCCGAACGTGGCGCGGGAGCCACCGCGGCACCGGACGCGAGGTCGACCACCGGTCGAGCCTCGCGGCCGACCCCGCGACGGGATGACCTAGGCCAGCTCGTTGCCCTCGAGCAGCTCGGTCACGAGCGCGGCGATCGCGCTGCGCTCGCTGCGGGTGAGCGTGATGTGCCCGAACAGGGCGTGGCCCTTGAGCGTCTCGATGACGCTCGCCACGCCGTCGTGGCGGCCGACGCGCAGGTTGTCGCGCTGGGCCACGTCGTGCGTCAGCACCACCTTCGAGTTCTGGCCGATGCGGCTCAGCACCGTCAGCAGCACGTTGCGCTCGAGCGACTGCGCCTCGTCGACGATGACGAAGGCGTCGTGCAGCGACCGGCCGCGGATGTGCGTGAGCGGCAGCACCTCGAGCAGCCCGCGGTCGATGACCTCGTCGAGCACGTTCTGCGACACCACCGACCCGAGGGTGTCGAAGGTGGCCTGCGCCCAGGGGTTCATCTTCTCGCCGGCGTCGCCCGGCAGGTAGCCGAGCTCCTGCCCGCCGACGGCGTACAGCGGGCGGAAGACCATGATCTTGCGCTGCTGCTGCCGCTCGAGCACCGCCTCGAGGCCGGCGCAGAGCGCGAGCGCCGACTTGCCGGTGCCGGCGCGGCCGCCGAGCGACACGATGCCGACCTGAGGGTCCATGAGCAGGTCGATCGCGAGGCGCTGCTCGGCCGAGCGGCCGTGCAGGCCGAAGATGTCGCGGTCACCGCGCACGAGCGCGATCTCGTCGTCACCGACCACGCGCCCGAGGGCAGAGCCGCGGTCGCTGTGGATGACGAGCGAGGTGTTGATCGGCAGCGTGGCGACGGCCGGCGTGCGCAGCACCTCGCGGTCGTAGAGCTGCGCCATCTGCTCGCTCGAGAGGGTGACATCGGCCATGCCCGTCCAACCGCTGTCGACGGCGAGCTCGGCCCGGTACTCCTCCGCGGCGAGGCCGATCGAGGCGGCCTTCACACGCAGCGGCAGGTCTTTCGACACCACCGTCACGGCGAGGCCGTCGTTGGCGAGGTTCATGGCGACGGCGAGGATCCGTGAGTCGTTGTCGCCGAGCTGCAGACCGCTCGGCAGCACCGACTGGTTCGAATGGTTCAGCTCGACGCGCAGCGAGCCGCCGTCCTCCCCCACCGCGACCGGGAAGTCGAGGCGCTCGTGGCGGATGCGGAGCTCATCGAGGTTGCGCAGGGCCTGGCGCGCGAAGTACCCGATCTCCGGGTCGTTGCGCTTCGCCTCCAGCTCGGCGATGACCACCACCGGCAGCACGACCGAGTGCTCGGCGAAGCGGAACATCGCCTTCGGGTCGCTCAGCAGCACCGAGGTGTCGAGCACGTACGTGCGCTGCGCGACATCCCTCCCGCCGGTCGAGGTCGAGGTGTTCTGACGGGAGGTCTTCGCAGCGGCCACCGGTGCTCCATCCCCGGGGACGCGGGCGACCCCGGACCTGTTGTGAGCGGATCGGCCGGAAGGTCGCAGGACGATCTGGCCGGCCGTCCCGATCGGGCGCGATGCCCGATGAGCGCGACGCTACGCCTGCGGGCGACGCGCGGCGGCAGCGACACGCGCACGACACGCAGTCGTCACGTTCGTCGGGGAGTCGCGAGCGATGCGAACTCGCGCAGCGCCGCGCGGAACTGCTCGATCGTGTCGTCCCCGGTCGACACGTGCGCGCCGAGCCGCACGCGGCCGTCGCGCACCGTCGCCGAGACCCCGTGATTGTGCAGGGCCGCCGCGAGCGCGCTCGTGAACTCCGGATGCGGAGCCAGCGACACGATGCCCGCCCGCTCGGCGTCCTCCCGCGGCGACACCACCTCGATGCCCTCCTCGTCGGCAACCTCGATGAGTCGCGCGGTGCGCTCGAGGATCGCGTCGCGGATCGCCGGCACGCCCACGTCGAGAACCGCCTCGACCGCCCCCGCGAGGCGCGCCTGGGCGGCGGCATCGGCGTACCCGACCCGGAAGGCGCCCGCGTCGGCGGCCGGCTCGACGACCTCGTGCAGCAGCTCGGGTCGGCCATGGGCGAGCCACCCCGACCAGACGGGTGTCAGATGCTCGCGAGCCCGATCGCTCAGGGCGAGGAACCCGGTGCCCTGGCCCGCGCGCAGCCACTTGTGGCCGCCCGAGGCGATGACGTCGGCGAGCTCCCAGGGAGCATCCACGATGCCCGCCCCCTGGATCGCGTCGACGATCAGGAGGCGGTCGCCGATGACCTGGCGGATTCCCTCGAGGTCGACGAGGTAGCCGGTGCGGTAGTCGACGAGGCTGACGACCACCGCCATGACCGAGCTGTCGAGCTGGGCCTTCACGACGGCGGGGGTGATGCGCTCGTGCTCGGCGACGATCGTGTGGGGCGTGAGCACGCCGAGGGCCTGGGCCGCCCGGGTCATCGCGTAGCCGATGGCCGGGAACTCGTCGGGCGAGGCCGCGACCGTACCCGTGAGCCCGAACATGACGTGCATGAGCGCCTGGCTCGTACTGGGCTGGAAGACCACCTGGTCGGGGCGGAAGCGCAGCAGCTCGGCGACGGCCGTGCGGACGCGCCCGTCCTGCTCCTCGAGCGCGCCGAGCGAGCCGAAGCGGGCCCGCGACAGCAGGTCGCAGTGGGCGCGCTGCTCGGCCAGAGCGAACTCGCCGATGGGCGAGATGCGCGGGTGGTCGAGGTAGCCGGGCTCCTCGACGAAGCCGGCACGGAACTCGTCGATCGTCATCGGGCTCACTGGCCGAACCTCCGCTGGCGGCGCGAGAAGTCGCGGAGCGCGCGGAGGAAGTCGACCTCGCGCAGGTCGGGGCCGAGCGCCTCGACGAAGTAGAACTCGCTGTGCGCGCTCTGCCACAGCATGAAGTCGCTGAGCCGCTGCTCGCCCGAGGTGCGGATCACCAGGTCGGGGTCGGGCTGGCCGCCCGTGTACAGGTGCTCCGCGATCTTCTCGGGCGTGACCAGCTCGGCGAGCTCATCGAGCGTTCCGCCGCTCTCGGCGTGGTGGTGCACGATCGCCCGCACCGCGTCGGCGATCTCGCGCCGCCCGCCGTAGCCGACCGCGAGGTTGATGTGCAGGCCGGTCTTCGCGGCGCTGGTCGCCTCCGCGGCGTCGAG comes from the Microcella frigidaquae genome and includes:
- a CDS encoding carbonic anhydrase, which gives rise to MPTDRRTPAQVWREMERGNARFVAGEPEHPRQDVERRTELARFQAPHAALFGCSDSRLAAEIIFDKGLGDLFVVRNAGQVISDSVIGSLEYAVAVLKVPLILVLGHDECGAVAAAITSVSSDAPPLPAHIRGLVDQIMPAVERVRRAAAAAAPGSESDATVADPGAIDAQEVGREHLRDTVAALLEASELISDEVAAGTLAIVGANYRLREGRVVPDVVVGQL
- a CDS encoding aspartate ammonia-lyase — protein: MSTETEYRIEHDTMGEVRVPRSALYRAQTQRAVENFPISGTGLESGQIVALAQIKRAAAIVNAELGILDTERSQAIVAAADQIIGGAHHDQFPVDTYQTGSGTSSNMNMNEVLATLASTDALAVHPNDHVNASQSSNDVFPTSVHLAVTAALLHDLIPALEHLAGALEEKAALWKTAVKAGRTHLMDATPVTLGQEFAGYARQIRLGIARVQSTIERVAEVPLGGTATGTGINTPLGFSQKVIAELAATTGLPITEALDHFEAQGARDGLVEASGALRVLAVSLTKICNDIRWMGSGPNTGLAELHIPDLQPGSSIMPGKVNPVVPEAVLMVCARVIGNDATVAWAGASGSFELNVAIPVMGTALLESIRLLANSTRVLADKTVVGLEANLDRARALAESSPSIVTPLNRVIGYEAAAKIAKHSVEKGLTIREAVIDLGFVERGEVTLEQLDSALDVLKMTAPGL
- a CDS encoding PadR family transcriptional regulator; amino-acid sequence: MQPLTRVTAATRDVLDVLLEHRDACWGLIVIKQSGRPPGTVYPILDRLENLGWVTSSWEEANERSGPRRRYVRLTDDGAVQAAHVVRTSRSQAARTQTARTASPLFPISGSARA
- a CDS encoding P-II family nitrogen regulator — translated: MSRESLTRMTKIEVVARTADADAVRRQVVAAGATGYTSLPAVTGLGHHGAHEGRQLFNDRDALTLIITVVPDDRADDLIEGLRALLEGTAGVMFVSDTYVSRPHYFR
- a CDS encoding putative inorganic carbon transporter subunit DabA, which codes for MTATPAAQRSDTARALRVRARADLAANVVAPYYGLDAAIAVNPVLPALGDGFAAAVSSAAPALGGRGVLPEHEFRAHLAAGRIGAAELAASIRRHRPGTPGDDAALVARFLAEAPAGPATARADAADAAADAPLDPIDELVAGWCRAALAPEAAAWPVPVDRLGFYGAWRAIARRDPALPRAARARIAELPEKPDLALARALDLLGIADDEQLPALRAHLAALPGWAAFIRWRSMTSGDVEVLDLLAVRLGLVWALDAAPVPAPRPAGPTGGALERALIWQEAFEAAPHAAVLAQLTPGAAPTHPAAVAHLVFCIDPRSEGLRRHLESQGAYTTAGFAGFFGIAAAVEPLAAAEAAPACPVLLTPRYQVAERPEPGAWRAAARLIDQLATRRALRSAVKAPDAVAGAPLGWAEVTGWMLGPSAIARSVLAGRGLPVARPDEAAAPTLFDLDSALTLDDQVDTAEVILRTMGLVENFAPVVVLVGHGTTTTNNAFRTALDCGACGGHRGAPNARIAAALLSAPAVRAGLAERGIRIPDETIVVAGEHDTATDTLTVFDLENLRVDRRLAVEQLVRDAAAAGRRLAAERAAELPGAPRAPRPERAAAVVARRAGDWAQVYPEWGLARNAALIIGPRTLSQSADLGRRVFLHSYEAAHDTEGIALETILTAPLVVAHWINAQYYFSAVDPEVFGAGTKTVHNLVGGAGVVSGPTGDLRLGLPWQSIGTRAGLHHEPVRLLVVVDAPRERIDRIIASAEIVADLVHGDWVTMVRPGDAPQTWERRTREGWQPYALPSTETTTDITRMTEEDAA
- a CDS encoding proton-conducting transporter membrane subunit, with the translated sequence MTPLDLTWRLDPLAILLLVLVVGIAAAVLPFAHRSLRGDRRGRAVTIAIAGMLAATALLVVAGELWMLAAAWSLATAATLAALGLGGGRPALRRAGPWLVLGDLVLWLAVVLAATGTAGQAPAVLLVVAAALRCALPPAHPWLVDSLYAPTPVSAALHGGIVNGGGILVITQFALIAGSPIAVTLLAALGAVAIVAGVLAALVRTDIKGRLVASTVAQMGFMLLVAALGLLAAALLHLVAHGFYKSALFLSSSDGIDRRAADRRAPRPLPISATERRARAAAGALLPIAALVAVALVLYPGGRGPAELLLLIVIGTAFAAAGARVAALAPSRLRALGLTALLAVGAVAFAGVTSALTGMLGLTRPADLAAQPVALAVALLAVVALAGLAAVRRWAPTGRVALVLLALGHRLGSGVVRVERPRESRPAPAPNHAPQPQPQTA
- a CDS encoding helix-turn-helix transcriptional regulator, whose product is MAEWTFLTNHSHVLVCLADDPDLRIRDIAERVGITERATQRIVAELTASGYLEKHRDGRRNRYTVVLDRPLRHPVEGTHTIGELLRAVAAPGI
- a CDS encoding PhoH family protein translates to MAAAKTSRQNTSTSTGGRDVAQRTYVLDTSVLLSDPKAMFRFAEHSVVLPVVVIAELEAKRNDPEIGYFARQALRNLDELRIRHERLDFPVAVGEDGGSLRVELNHSNQSVLPSGLQLGDNDSRILAVAMNLANDGLAVTVVSKDLPLRVKAASIGLAAEEYRAELAVDSGWTGMADVTLSSEQMAQLYDREVLRTPAVATLPINTSLVIHSDRGSALGRVVGDDEIALVRGDRDIFGLHGRSAEQRLAIDLLMDPQVGIVSLGGRAGTGKSALALCAGLEAVLERQQQRKIMVFRPLYAVGGQELGYLPGDAGEKMNPWAQATFDTLGSVVSQNVLDEVIDRGLLEVLPLTHIRGRSLHDAFVIVDEAQSLERNVLLTVLSRIGQNSKVVLTHDVAQRDNLRVGRHDGVASVIETLKGHALFGHITLTRSERSAIAALVTELLEGNELA